The following proteins come from a genomic window of Pelagicoccus albus:
- a CDS encoding DUF6298 domain-containing protein, translating to MKPVRLIASIALFFAFSTLCFAEQVRQVIHQEEDGSLRYDADESGNVIPDFSSAGYMGGGVALPRVDAKVRLSPSGEDDTRRLQAAIDWVSALPLDKRGIRGAVELAPGEFQVSGQLKIRASGVVLRGFTGNDRSTILRATGEGRRDLIAVGKSAAPVLEEKSREVQGDYLPVGSKELKVSDASGISVGDSIRITRPGSKEWARDLGMDKAPARTPFNWRGETVILHWDRVVVGKRGNTLELDAPFTTALDAKYGRSYVQKFISSDAITMVGIESLQCVSDFNTENPKDENHSWVAVSLNGAVDSWVSDVSAKHFAMSSVRVGEDCRRVTVQDCSYLDPVSEIGGYRRQSFNTYGQQTLFLRCFSEEAIDDFTVGYLAGGPNVFLHCSASVSRGTSGSIGHWASGILFDNVHIDGGAIALDNREIWNQGVGWAAANSVIYQSSAADIITRRPPTANNWAMGVWALFHGDGTWIQTSEFANPESLYIAQLGDRLGGNAEESLKKRLYISNRMAVPELEQVLPEIPEVQPTPKKSMKLVGGQLQAEGLPLIGQDRNITWWRGRLLPTRSDQFGYSITRFTPGRSGSGLTDDLDEMTDQMSERGDVALRHHYGLWYDRRRDDHQMTRRSSGDVWPPFYEQAFSRSGVGSAWDGLSKYDLFKYNSWYFERLDSFAELAEEKGLVLVNEMFFQHNIIESGAHWVDNPWRPTNAIQKTGFPEPPPFHGDTIRMADEWYDISKPILRDVARAYIRKCLDNLAEDPNVIHTVGAEYTGPLHFMRFWLDTVSEWQQETGRDPIIGLSCTKDVQDAILSDPVRSKIVDVIDFQYWWYTDDALYAPEGGVSLAPRQHERKWKGGRPSGQSLARMVLEYRLKYPEKAIITPLAIKDVWAYIIAGGSLAPLPKRTDARLLQLLAESRPVESGNDSVWVMRSDAGDLLVRSLDGAALDNVLLDPKNEYEFFQIDSGTGKADSIGIYKSQNKKLKTAMASNGLYWLHRR from the coding sequence ATGAAGCCTGTGCGCCTCATAGCTTCAATCGCTCTCTTTTTCGCGTTTTCGACGCTCTGTTTTGCCGAGCAAGTTCGGCAGGTTATCCATCAGGAAGAGGATGGCTCATTGCGCTACGATGCCGATGAATCGGGCAATGTGATCCCGGACTTTTCAAGTGCTGGATACATGGGAGGCGGAGTGGCTCTTCCTCGAGTAGATGCCAAAGTCCGGCTCAGCCCCTCGGGTGAAGATGATACCAGGCGTCTGCAGGCTGCTATTGATTGGGTTTCCGCTTTGCCGCTCGACAAGCGCGGGATCCGCGGAGCAGTCGAACTAGCCCCGGGCGAGTTTCAGGTTTCGGGTCAACTGAAGATCCGGGCGAGTGGAGTGGTTTTGCGAGGCTTCACCGGAAATGACCGCAGCACAATCCTGCGGGCTACTGGAGAGGGACGCCGAGACTTGATTGCGGTAGGAAAGAGTGCAGCTCCCGTACTAGAGGAGAAGAGCCGCGAAGTTCAGGGCGACTACCTTCCGGTAGGAAGCAAGGAGCTTAAGGTGTCGGACGCTTCAGGCATTTCGGTAGGAGATTCGATTCGCATTACCCGCCCCGGAAGTAAGGAATGGGCTCGCGATCTCGGTATGGACAAGGCTCCCGCTCGCACGCCGTTCAATTGGCGAGGTGAGACTGTAATTTTGCACTGGGACCGCGTCGTGGTCGGCAAGAGAGGAAACACGCTCGAGTTGGACGCTCCCTTCACGACAGCCCTAGATGCCAAATACGGTCGGTCCTACGTCCAAAAGTTTATTTCCTCCGACGCGATCACAATGGTCGGGATTGAATCCCTCCAGTGTGTCAGCGATTTCAATACAGAGAACCCGAAGGATGAGAACCATAGCTGGGTTGCCGTTTCGCTTAATGGAGCGGTCGACTCCTGGGTTAGTGATGTTTCTGCCAAACACTTTGCAATGTCGTCTGTGAGGGTGGGGGAAGACTGCCGCCGCGTCACGGTGCAGGATTGTTCTTATCTCGATCCAGTATCCGAAATCGGCGGATATCGTCGCCAAAGTTTTAATACTTACGGGCAACAAACCCTGTTTCTACGCTGCTTCTCGGAAGAGGCTATCGACGATTTCACCGTTGGGTACCTAGCAGGTGGTCCGAATGTATTTCTGCATTGTTCCGCTTCGGTTAGTCGCGGAACGAGCGGCTCGATTGGACATTGGGCGTCGGGAATTTTGTTCGACAACGTTCACATCGATGGCGGCGCGATTGCTTTGGATAACCGAGAGATCTGGAACCAAGGCGTCGGTTGGGCTGCGGCCAACAGCGTGATCTACCAAAGTTCTGCTGCCGATATCATTACCCGGAGACCTCCGACTGCCAACAATTGGGCGATGGGTGTTTGGGCCCTTTTCCACGGAGATGGAACCTGGATCCAGACGAGCGAATTCGCCAATCCAGAAAGTCTCTACATCGCACAGTTGGGCGATCGACTTGGAGGGAATGCTGAGGAGTCTCTCAAGAAACGCCTTTATATTTCTAATCGAATGGCTGTTCCGGAACTGGAGCAAGTTTTGCCTGAGATTCCCGAAGTTCAACCTACTCCCAAGAAGTCGATGAAGTTGGTTGGTGGCCAACTGCAGGCAGAGGGATTGCCGCTCATTGGCCAGGATCGCAACATCACGTGGTGGCGTGGGCGTCTTCTACCCACACGATCAGACCAATTTGGATACAGCATTACTCGTTTTACTCCAGGCCGTTCCGGATCCGGCCTCACTGATGATTTGGACGAAATGACGGACCAAATGAGTGAGCGGGGCGACGTCGCCCTGCGGCATCATTACGGGCTTTGGTACGATCGTCGGCGAGACGATCACCAGATGACTCGCCGGAGTTCGGGAGACGTTTGGCCACCTTTTTACGAGCAGGCCTTTTCTCGTAGCGGGGTCGGTTCCGCGTGGGATGGACTAAGCAAGTACGACCTTTTCAAATACAACTCTTGGTATTTTGAGCGTTTGGATTCCTTTGCTGAACTAGCTGAAGAGAAGGGACTGGTACTGGTCAATGAGATGTTCTTTCAGCATAACATCATCGAATCCGGTGCCCACTGGGTGGATAATCCATGGCGTCCGACCAATGCGATTCAAAAAACTGGCTTCCCAGAGCCACCGCCTTTCCATGGCGACACCATCCGTATGGCGGATGAGTGGTATGATATTTCGAAGCCGATCCTAAGGGACGTCGCTCGAGCCTACATTCGCAAGTGTTTGGATAACTTGGCGGAGGATCCTAACGTTATCCACACCGTTGGGGCCGAGTATACCGGGCCGCTGCACTTCATGCGGTTTTGGTTGGATACCGTTTCCGAGTGGCAGCAAGAAACGGGAAGGGATCCGATTATCGGGCTAAGCTGTACCAAAGACGTGCAGGACGCGATCTTGTCCGATCCTGTCCGCTCCAAGATTGTAGACGTAATTGATTTCCAATACTGGTGGTATACTGATGACGCTTTGTACGCTCCGGAAGGCGGTGTGAGTTTAGCTCCACGTCAGCACGAACGTAAGTGGAAAGGCGGACGTCCCTCCGGTCAATCTTTGGCGCGAATGGTTTTAGAGTATCGTCTCAAGTACCCTGAAAAGGCGATCATTACCCCCTTAGCCATCAAGGATGTATGGGCTTACATAATCGCTGGTGGATCGCTCGCACCGCTTCCTAAGCGGACGGATGCCCGGCTGTTGCAGTTGTTGGCCGAATCCCGTCCCGTCGAATCTGGGAATGACTCGGTTTGGGTCATGCGTAGCGATGCTGGCGATCTTCTTGTACGTTCGCTCGATGGTGCCGCTCTCGATAATGTCCTGCTGGATCCAAAGAACGAATACGAATTTTTTCAGATCGATAGCGGCACAGGAAAAGCTGATTCAATCGGTATCTACAAATCTCAAAATAAAAAGCTGAAAACAGCAATGGCGTCAAATGGCCTCTACTGGCTCCACCGCCGCTGA
- a CDS encoding MGH1-like glycoside hydrolase domain-containing protein: protein MSISPPIAVLRKALASSRPFRNPSSKTCLSMFGLACVSLFGACSVEDPAGRMAVLDGVDAEAYVESFNAFDDEAVVNLIPNAQSWEWMKANIPFFDSPDEDMEEIYYFRWWALRKHLKEVGDYFAYTEFIELDTTASFIPPERTIASALGHHFMETRWLVDQSKDDSYLDYWMVGKDGEPQGHFHRYSSWLYDALWQRYLATGDSSFLEERFDRFVADYELWKEEKQLENGLFWQADVWDAMEESISGGRHEKNIRPTINSYMFGNAVALEKMVEMLGKDERADYFAAEAAEFRQKTMDTLWNPDSAFFEVVKEDGSFAEVREAIGFIPWYFNLPEKSQGYEAAWLQVLDEEGFKAPFGLTTAERRHPEFRSHGVGSCEWDGAIWPYATSQTLNAMANVLRNYPQDSIAKKDFLEAFVTYTRAQRWGDIPYIGEYQDEVTGAWLKGENPRSKFYHHSTYADLLIANLIGLRPQETDTLVVDPLLPEGTWDWFCLDGVPYHGRSVTIIWDKTGERYGRGAGMSLLVDGKLVAQRETLGRLEGTL, encoded by the coding sequence ATGTCGATATCGCCCCCCATCGCTGTCCTGCGCAAAGCATTAGCTTCGAGCCGGCCGTTTCGAAACCCTTCTAGCAAAACCTGCCTTTCGATGTTCGGCTTGGCTTGCGTGTCGCTTTTCGGAGCGTGTTCAGTGGAAGACCCCGCTGGCCGCATGGCGGTCTTAGACGGAGTCGACGCGGAGGCTTACGTCGAGAGCTTCAATGCCTTCGACGATGAGGCTGTCGTCAACCTGATCCCCAACGCTCAGTCTTGGGAATGGATGAAAGCCAATATTCCTTTCTTCGATAGCCCGGACGAAGATATGGAGGAGATCTACTACTTCCGCTGGTGGGCGCTCCGTAAGCACTTGAAGGAGGTGGGTGACTATTTCGCCTACACCGAGTTCATAGAGCTGGACACCACCGCGAGTTTCATTCCACCAGAACGGACTATCGCGAGTGCGCTGGGTCACCATTTTATGGAGACGCGTTGGCTAGTGGACCAGAGTAAGGACGACTCCTACCTCGACTACTGGATGGTGGGAAAAGATGGTGAGCCTCAAGGGCATTTTCACCGTTACAGCTCTTGGCTCTATGACGCTCTATGGCAGCGTTATTTGGCCACTGGTGATTCCAGTTTCTTAGAGGAACGGTTTGACCGGTTTGTAGCCGATTACGAACTCTGGAAGGAAGAGAAGCAGCTAGAAAACGGCCTCTTCTGGCAAGCCGATGTATGGGATGCCATGGAGGAATCCATCTCGGGCGGACGTCACGAGAAAAACATTCGTCCAACCATCAACAGCTACATGTTCGGAAACGCGGTCGCTCTGGAGAAAATGGTAGAGATGCTGGGAAAAGACGAGAGGGCCGACTATTTCGCCGCAGAGGCGGCCGAGTTCCGTCAAAAAACGATGGATACGCTTTGGAATCCGGACTCAGCTTTTTTCGAAGTGGTTAAAGAGGACGGCTCCTTCGCGGAAGTCAGGGAGGCGATCGGCTTCATTCCTTGGTACTTCAATTTGCCGGAAAAGAGCCAAGGCTACGAAGCCGCTTGGCTGCAGGTGCTCGACGAGGAGGGCTTCAAAGCTCCTTTCGGACTGACTACGGCAGAGAGAAGGCATCCTGAATTCCGATCGCACGGGGTGGGAAGCTGCGAGTGGGATGGAGCGATCTGGCCCTATGCGACTTCGCAGACGCTAAATGCCATGGCCAATGTGCTTCGTAACTACCCGCAGGACTCCATCGCGAAGAAAGACTTCCTCGAGGCCTTCGTGACCTACACTCGCGCTCAACGTTGGGGCGATATCCCGTACATTGGCGAATACCAGGACGAGGTGACCGGAGCTTGGCTCAAGGGCGAGAATCCGCGTAGCAAATTTTATCATCACTCCACTTATGCGGACCTGTTGATCGCGAACCTGATAGGCTTGCGTCCCCAAGAGACTGATACGCTTGTGGTTGATCCGCTTTTGCCGGAGGGGACTTGGGACTGGTTCTGCTTGGATGGCGTCCCTTATCACGGCCGATCTGTGACAATTATTTGGGACAAGACGGGTGAACGGTACGGGCGTGGCGCAGGCATGAGTCTGCTAGTTGACGGTAAATTGGTTGCCCAACGCGAAACCCTTGGCCGACTGGAAGGAACTCTATAA
- a CDS encoding LacI family DNA-binding transcriptional regulator, with the protein MTTPKKNSRSTIADVARKAEVAIGTVSRVFNNHPDVNEEIRQRVNDAVNELNYVRLRNRKRPRESSDRRVGNIGLVFFGMDDTLVQLPVVSTAVHGIESALSNQGYNLMLANIPNGDRTPHFISDQHIEGLILKGPNQGSLPSETKRSLLSRVYSTPHIWLMGRLPNAVGDHCNFDTEVAGRLVAEHLHEYGHRKTAFLNPKPGHIQFEKMKTAFHAYSALLGHQSTTLEVDRPTAIEWPLPATTQQDKVDLLVDRWIETPKNDRPTALFVPSDRTATQTYSALSQRGLKVGSDVSIISCNNEKPLLANLSPALTTIDVHAEAIGQKAVDQLLWRIANPSQKHYFQCLVEPTLVVRDSVKKL; encoded by the coding sequence ATGACCACACCTAAGAAAAACAGCCGTTCCACCATCGCCGACGTTGCGAGAAAAGCCGAAGTTGCCATCGGCACCGTATCTCGCGTTTTCAACAACCACCCAGACGTAAACGAGGAGATACGCCAAAGGGTGAACGACGCGGTGAACGAGCTGAATTACGTACGTCTACGCAACCGCAAGCGCCCCCGCGAATCGAGCGACCGCCGAGTGGGGAACATCGGGCTAGTCTTCTTCGGTATGGACGACACCTTAGTGCAGCTTCCCGTCGTGAGCACCGCGGTGCACGGCATCGAAAGCGCCCTATCCAACCAAGGGTACAACCTCATGCTCGCCAACATCCCCAACGGCGACCGCACCCCGCATTTCATCTCGGACCAGCACATCGAAGGGCTGATACTGAAAGGGCCAAACCAAGGCTCGCTCCCCTCCGAAACCAAACGCAGCCTCCTCAGCCGCGTCTACTCGACACCACATATCTGGCTCATGGGTCGCTTGCCCAACGCAGTCGGGGACCATTGTAACTTCGACACCGAAGTGGCGGGTCGCCTCGTAGCGGAACATCTACACGAATACGGCCACCGCAAGACCGCCTTCCTCAACCCAAAGCCGGGCCACATTCAGTTCGAGAAAATGAAGACAGCCTTCCACGCGTACTCCGCGCTTCTCGGCCACCAGTCGACCACCTTGGAAGTCGACCGCCCCACAGCCATCGAATGGCCCCTACCCGCCACCACCCAACAGGACAAGGTCGACCTCTTGGTGGACCGCTGGATCGAAACCCCGAAGAATGACCGGCCCACCGCCCTCTTCGTACCCTCCGACCGGACCGCGACCCAGACCTATTCGGCACTTTCCCAAAGAGGCCTCAAAGTAGGCTCGGACGTCAGCATCATTTCCTGCAACAACGAGAAACCGCTGCTCGCCAACCTTTCGCCCGCCCTGACCACCATCGACGTGCACGCCGAAGCAATTGGCCAAAAAGCAGTCGACCAACTCCTGTGGAGGATAGCCAACCCGAGTCAGAAGCACTATTTCCAGTGCCTGGTCGAGCCGACCCTAGTCGTTAGGGACTCGGTCAAGAAGCTCTAG
- a CDS encoding sodium:solute symporter family transporter has protein sequence MSSLDYVVIGIYMLAIALISYAASRRQKTSADYFIAGRSMPAWAVAMTLMATIIGSGTIVGLPGSTFQKGMILLLGNMTLPLVLIIVAKFIVPFYRNVVGMSAYEYIGQRFGLGGKFYASFGFLADRIFDLGVTLVTTALAVHVMTGWELSNVILGIGLFTVVYTMAGGMQAVVWTSVVQGAIFVGAAILITARLIFATELGDPGAVIGAAWEGGRFSLGDFTLSAESLTDPAQKTQWLLIVAYMINWGRRYISDQHMVQRYLIAKTDREASRGALWNALMCVPVWTTFMFIGACLWGYYQLSGESGPDLADNAVPYFILNHMPAGIIGLILAAILAASMSSISADLNSIATVATGDYLLHFLPNLPDKAKLLSGRFFVALAGAFAVGTALLLIPEKGLASIMERAVTIAAILSGGTLGFFLLGFLTRTATRTGAYIGILACLAFTAWGILTTGADQRILDLGFNFNWNPILIGIFGHLILFFTGYLTSKLFGGYRPENVDQLTFRRSKAHA, from the coding sequence TTGAGTTCCTTAGATTACGTCGTCATCGGCATCTACATGCTTGCTATTGCATTGATCAGTTACGCTGCCTCTCGTCGTCAGAAAACATCAGCTGACTATTTCATCGCTGGGCGCTCGATGCCTGCGTGGGCGGTGGCAATGACTCTCATGGCCACCATTATAGGCAGCGGCACGATCGTTGGACTGCCCGGTTCGACCTTCCAGAAGGGGATGATCTTGTTGCTCGGAAACATGACGCTTCCTCTCGTCCTGATAATCGTAGCGAAATTCATAGTCCCTTTCTATCGCAACGTCGTCGGCATGAGCGCCTACGAGTACATCGGCCAACGTTTCGGGCTAGGCGGAAAATTCTACGCCTCCTTTGGCTTTCTGGCGGATCGCATTTTCGACCTCGGCGTCACCTTGGTCACCACTGCGCTGGCAGTACACGTCATGACTGGCTGGGAGTTGTCCAACGTCATCCTTGGCATCGGATTGTTTACCGTTGTCTACACGATGGCAGGCGGCATGCAGGCGGTGGTCTGGACCAGCGTGGTGCAGGGCGCCATCTTCGTGGGCGCCGCCATACTCATCACCGCACGACTAATCTTCGCAACTGAATTAGGAGATCCCGGAGCCGTTATCGGCGCCGCATGGGAAGGAGGTCGCTTCAGCCTAGGAGACTTCACCTTGAGCGCAGAGAGTCTAACCGACCCGGCTCAAAAGACCCAGTGGCTCCTAATCGTGGCGTACATGATCAACTGGGGCCGCAGATACATATCAGACCAGCATATGGTCCAACGCTATCTGATCGCAAAAACGGACCGCGAAGCCAGCCGAGGAGCCCTCTGGAACGCTTTAATGTGCGTGCCGGTTTGGACGACCTTCATGTTTATTGGGGCCTGCCTTTGGGGATACTACCAACTGTCAGGCGAATCCGGACCGGACCTCGCCGATAACGCCGTCCCTTATTTCATTCTGAATCACATGCCGGCCGGGATTATCGGACTCATATTGGCAGCCATCTTGGCTGCATCGATGTCCTCCATCAGCGCTGACCTGAACAGCATAGCTACGGTGGCTACGGGCGATTACCTCTTACACTTCCTGCCAAACCTGCCGGACAAGGCGAAGCTTCTCAGCGGCAGGTTTTTCGTAGCCCTCGCCGGAGCATTCGCCGTGGGCACCGCCCTTCTCTTAATCCCCGAAAAAGGACTGGCCTCCATCATGGAGCGGGCTGTAACCATCGCGGCCATACTTTCGGGCGGTACACTCGGTTTCTTCCTGCTTGGGTTTCTAACCCGTACCGCGACCCGGACCGGAGCTTACATCGGGATCCTCGCCTGCCTAGCTTTCACCGCTTGGGGAATCCTAACCACCGGAGCGGACCAGCGGATCTTGGACCTAGGATTTAACTTCAATTGGAACCCGATCCTGATCGGCATCTTCGGACACTTGATCCTCTTTTTCACCGGATACCTTACCAGCAAACTATTCGGCGGATATCGACCCGAAAACGTCGATCAGCTAACTTTCAGACGCAGCAAGGCTCATGCTTGA
- a CDS encoding iron-containing alcohol dehydrogenase: MLDSTKTKQAQDLRPITLLQPAKIAFGAGCSLQAADDLKNRGLKSVAIFASEPTRFLTDSLIAKLEEEQFTIHVHAGKAAEPTFQDAVEAAAWLEQTGAQAVIGFGGGSVIDVAKIASATAHQDAPLDNYVGNGLLPKRTLPLFAIPTTAGAGSEASPNAIFLDTEAQLKKGVISPWLMPDAAYVDPELTYSLPASITAATALDALSHCVEAYANRNAHPLVDVYALKGTELIFNNLAAALENSRDTQARSALALGSLYGGLCLGPVNTAAIHALSYPLGSEYHVPHGLSNAVLMPHVLRFNAATSPERYAQLAQSLGLGDPNATTENLAERFIKAIEQLCVDCSITSTLSDFGVSQSDVPRMAASAITIQRLLVNNLRELSQADAEGIYQNAF; encoded by the coding sequence ATGCTTGATTCCACTAAAACGAAACAGGCCCAAGACTTGAGGCCCATCACACTCCTTCAACCCGCGAAAATCGCATTTGGAGCAGGCTGCAGCCTGCAAGCGGCAGACGACTTGAAGAACCGCGGCCTGAAGTCGGTAGCCATTTTTGCCTCAGAGCCGACTCGATTCCTCACGGACTCTCTCATCGCAAAGCTGGAAGAAGAGCAATTCACTATCCACGTCCACGCTGGAAAAGCGGCAGAGCCAACGTTTCAAGACGCAGTGGAAGCAGCAGCCTGGCTGGAGCAGACCGGAGCCCAAGCAGTAATTGGTTTCGGAGGTGGGAGCGTCATAGACGTCGCCAAGATAGCCTCCGCTACTGCCCACCAGGACGCTCCACTCGACAATTACGTCGGTAACGGACTTTTGCCCAAGCGTACACTCCCCCTTTTCGCTATCCCAACGACAGCAGGAGCCGGGAGCGAAGCCTCCCCCAATGCCATCTTTTTGGATACGGAAGCCCAGCTCAAAAAGGGAGTGATCAGCCCGTGGCTCATGCCAGACGCGGCCTACGTCGATCCAGAGCTAACCTACTCCCTTCCCGCTTCCATTACGGCCGCAACCGCTCTCGACGCCCTCTCTCACTGCGTGGAGGCCTACGCCAACCGGAATGCCCATCCCCTCGTAGACGTTTACGCGCTGAAGGGAACAGAACTCATTTTCAACAACCTTGCCGCTGCCCTTGAAAACAGTCGGGACACGCAAGCTCGCTCAGCCCTCGCTCTAGGCAGCCTGTACGGCGGACTTTGTCTTGGCCCTGTGAATACAGCCGCGATTCATGCCTTGTCCTATCCCTTGGGCAGTGAATACCATGTGCCGCACGGACTCTCCAACGCCGTGCTCATGCCCCATGTGTTGCGATTCAACGCCGCAACCTCGCCGGAGCGATATGCCCAACTCGCCCAATCTCTAGGACTTGGCGATCCAAACGCCACGACAGAAAACCTAGCGGAACGCTTCATCAAAGCGATCGAACAGCTTTGCGTCGATTGTTCCATAACCTCAACCCTGTCCGATTTCGGAGTTTCCCAAAGCGACGTACCCCGCATGGCCGCCTCCGCTATCACAATCCAAAGACTCTTGGTGAACAACTTGCGAGAGCTATCCCAAGCGGATGCGGAAGGCATCTACCAAAATGCGTTTTAA
- a CDS encoding dihydrodipicolinate synthase family protein encodes MKQPNKHRGTIVPMVTPLTEDFTLDVEAAEQMVDRLASHGLGAFVLGTTGEAASVQFDDRRRLVEIAAKTADGRVPVYAGIGDNCVLDSIETAKQFLSFGIDAVVAPLPAYYALTAQEMLDFFALLSKSINGDIVPYNIPQATHMSIPIEVVKRFADWENIVGFKDSENAAGRLDEVAKLGGRSDFSIFMGVARLSLLAMQASYDGLVPSSGNIAPQLWAVFGETCAGKDWEQAELLQNKLNDIALIFQRDRTLGQSIATLKACTTALGLGQPYVAPPLQTRPESELSPLKTELALHIELPSAL; translated from the coding sequence ATGAAACAGCCTAACAAACACAGAGGCACCATCGTCCCAATGGTCACGCCGCTCACAGAGGATTTCACACTCGACGTGGAAGCTGCTGAGCAAATGGTCGACCGCCTTGCTTCCCATGGACTCGGAGCCTTCGTCCTAGGCACTACCGGCGAAGCTGCATCAGTGCAATTCGACGACCGGAGGCGTCTCGTCGAGATCGCCGCAAAAACGGCAGACGGTCGAGTCCCGGTGTATGCAGGAATCGGAGACAACTGCGTCCTGGACTCTATTGAAACAGCCAAGCAATTCCTATCGTTCGGCATCGACGCCGTAGTCGCCCCACTACCGGCTTATTATGCGCTCACCGCCCAGGAGATGCTGGACTTCTTCGCACTCCTTTCGAAATCGATCAACGGCGACATCGTTCCCTACAACATTCCGCAAGCGACTCACATGTCCATTCCTATCGAGGTGGTAAAACGCTTCGCGGATTGGGAAAACATCGTAGGATTTAAAGACTCCGAAAACGCTGCTGGACGGCTTGACGAGGTAGCTAAACTCGGAGGTCGCTCCGACTTTTCCATCTTCATGGGGGTCGCCCGCCTATCCTTGCTGGCCATGCAAGCCAGCTACGATGGGCTGGTACCAAGTTCCGGTAACATCGCTCCCCAACTGTGGGCAGTGTTCGGGGAGACCTGTGCTGGAAAAGATTGGGAACAAGCAGAACTTCTCCAGAACAAGCTCAACGATATCGCTTTAATATTCCAACGAGACCGCACTCTGGGCCAATCAATCGCAACCTTGAAGGCTTGCACCACTGCCCTTGGCCTCGGCCAACCGTACGTGGCTCCACCTTTGCAAACGCGTCCGGAATCAGAACTCTCGCCTTTGAAGACCGAGCTGGCTCTGCACATCGAGCTTCCTTCCGCGCTTTAG
- a CDS encoding four-carbon acid sugar kinase family protein — protein sequence MRQWGGNRMIVVADDFTGAAEIAAVSFEGGYSARVHRVKAPIDLQPDCHLVLDTDSRLKSSEQTKAVLAPISKALSSFPAIPVYKKVDSILRGNVSLELCLLAQILGKKRILLLPQNPSGGRTIKDRTYRINGIPLSQTEFASDPTHPAQSDSPLDLLGQTHGWSVSYCSIGDALPTAGIVILEAERDSEVQRWSKQVKPDDLAAGGRDFYRHLVGTTQREPRPFDLPTSTLLIQGTLSPERERLHQALKGNTYLDLQLSPAANPQKSIDLCASSASDMISSNGLAILGFRRENTSSESAAAEIERALRAVIATALNSSKNVAIHLAIEGGATAALILKILNLDTLEVIQIWGDGVVSLQSEKSPNLTITTKPGSYAWPPALVEAFCPKVIEQEV from the coding sequence GTGAGACAATGGGGAGGAAACCGGATGATCGTGGTAGCTGACGATTTCACGGGAGCGGCGGAGATCGCCGCCGTTTCCTTCGAAGGCGGCTACTCGGCGAGGGTCCATCGCGTCAAAGCTCCGATTGACTTGCAACCGGATTGTCATCTTGTGCTGGATACGGACAGCAGACTCAAATCAAGCGAGCAAACGAAGGCCGTACTAGCTCCGATTTCGAAAGCCCTTTCATCGTTTCCGGCAATTCCCGTCTACAAAAAAGTAGATTCCATCCTGAGGGGAAACGTCAGCCTAGAGCTCTGCTTGCTTGCCCAAATCCTAGGCAAGAAGCGTATCCTTTTGCTTCCGCAAAACCCAAGCGGCGGCAGAACGATAAAAGACCGCACCTACCGCATCAACGGCATTCCACTGAGCCAAACTGAGTTCGCCTCGGATCCTACCCACCCCGCCCAAAGCGATAGTCCACTCGACCTGCTGGGCCAAACACACGGTTGGTCGGTGAGTTACTGCTCGATAGGCGACGCGCTACCAACCGCAGGGATCGTCATACTAGAAGCGGAAAGAGACTCTGAAGTCCAGCGCTGGAGTAAACAAGTGAAACCAGACGATCTCGCGGCGGGTGGTCGGGACTTCTATCGCCACCTGGTCGGGACCACACAACGCGAGCCAAGGCCATTTGATTTGCCAACAAGCACTCTTCTAATCCAAGGCACCCTATCTCCTGAGCGGGAAAGGCTGCATCAAGCGCTCAAAGGGAATACCTACCTAGATCTGCAACTGTCCCCTGCTGCGAATCCCCAAAAATCCATCGATCTTTGCGCCTCGTCCGCAAGCGACATGATCAGCTCTAACGGTTTAGCCATCCTAGGTTTCAGGCGTGAGAACACATCAAGCGAATCGGCCGCAGCAGAAATAGAGCGAGCCCTACGAGCCGTTATCGCAACGGCCCTCAACTCCTCTAAAAACGTCGCTATCCATCTAGCCATCGAAGGAGGAGCTACAGCCGCCCTTATTTTAAAAATCCTAAATTTGGATACACTAGAGGTTATCCAAATATGGGGAGACGGAGTCGTCTCCCTACAATCGGAGAAAAGCCCGAACCTCACAATTACTACGAAACCCGGCAGCTACGCCTGGCCCCCAGCCCTGGTCGAGGCATTCTGCCCAAAAGTAATCGAACAAGAAGTCTAG